The genomic window TCCCGTAGACAGACAAAATGAAGCAAAAAAAGTGACTCAGATTATGACCTATCATTTTGGTCGTTTAGCCGCTTACGCTGCAATCGGACTGATCTTTGGATTATTAGGAAGAGGCTTCTTCCTGGCAGGATTACAGCAAAAAATGTCTATAATTGTTGGTGTAATTATGATTATCGTTGTTTTAATTCCAGAGAACAAATTTGCCGAGTATAATTTTTCTAAACCAGTCTATAAAATTATATCTAAAATTAAAACGAATTTAGGAAGTCAATTTAAAAACAAAAGTTACAAATCTCTTTTTACAATTGGTCTCTTAAATGGTTTCTTACCTTGCGGAATGGTTTATGTTGCCTTATTTGGAGCAATTGCGATGCAGAGTGCTTCTTATGGAGTTCTTTACATGTTGTTATTCGGCATAGGAACTATACCATTAATGACAATTGTTGTATATGTGAATAAACTGTTGAAATTACCATTTAGAAATAAAATTCAAAAAGCAATTCCGTATGTTGCGGTGATAATTGGAGTTTTATTTATACTTAGAGGATTAGGATTGGGAATTCCCTATATTTCTCCCTCAAATATGAGTTTATTTGTACAGCAGACTCCAAACTGCCATTAGGATAAGCAACGTTGGATGTAATTTTAGAGACATAAAGATTCCAATGTCACTTAGTTATGTGCTAGATATGTATTTCGCTTAATCTTTCTTTTATTAGCACTAAAAACTATGTTTGTATGTGTTTAATATTTTTTAATTACACAGTCATCGAAAACAAATTAGTTTCTGGTGATTTTCTTTTTAAATGTAAATCGAAAGCCATACAAATATTACGAACAAAAGGTCTTCCTTCTTCAGTGATTTTTATTTTATTATCTTCGATCACAATCAAACCGTCATTTTCTATTTCTTTCAAAGCACTCAAAACTTCAGGAAGTTCTGCAAAATTTAAAAAATCATTTTTCCAGGCAGTATGTAATTCGCAAGTTAAATTTAGAATGTGTTTTCTAATGATTAGATCTTCATCATTTAAAATATGACCTTTTACAACAGGCAATTTATCCCATTCTAATAATTGATAATAATCTTCTAAATTTTTAGTGTTCTGTGCAAAACTATACCAGCTGTCGCTAATAGAAGAAACTCCCAGACCAATCATCACCTGCGTTTTAGAAGCACCATAGCCCATAAAATTACGATGGAGATTACCATTGTGCGCCGCTTTGTACAAACTGTCACTTTCTAATGCAAAATGATCCATTCCAATTTCATGATAACCATTTTTAGTTAAAAGCTGTTTTCCAATTTCGTACAGTTTTCTTTTTTCGGCATCTTTTGGTAAATTTTCATCATTAAAACCTCGTTGTCCATTTCCTTTTATCCAAGGCACATGAGCGTAGCTGTAAAAAGCTAAGCGGTCTGGTTTTAGAGAATTTGTTTTTTCAACCGTATCAATTACATCTTCAACAGTTTGAAAAGGAAGACCAAATATTATATCATGACCAATTGAGGTGTAACCAATTTCTTTTGCCCAAAATGTTACTTTGGCAACATTATGAAAAGGCTGAATTCTATTTATAGCCTTTTGCACTTTAGCAGAATAATCCTGAACCCCAAAACTTACTCGGCGAAAGCCTAAATCATATAATTTTTTAAGCTGTTCATAAGTGGTATTGTTGGGATGTCCTTCAAAACTAAATTCATGATTTTCTGCTTTTACAGCATAACTGAAAATTCCGTTTATAAGATGCTCTAGATTTTCTTTTGAAAAAAAGGTGGGTGTTCCGCCGCCTAAGTGTATTTCTTTAATTAAAGGTCTCTCTGGAAGTATTTTACAATATAAACTCCATTCTTTTAAAAGTGCTTTTATATAAGTTTCTTCAACAGAATGATTTTTTGTAATACGCTTGTTACATCCGCAGAAAGTGCACATGCTTTCGCAAAAAGGTAAATGAATGTATAAACTAATTCCGTTCTTTGAATTACTTTCCGAAAAGGATTTTTGTAAAGAGGAGATCCATTTTTCTGTTGTAAACGCAGCTTCATTCCAATACGGAACTGTCGGATAGCTGGTATATCTTGGACCTGGGACATTGTACTTTTGAGTCAAAGAGATTTTCATAATGACGGATTTAGTTTACATCAAAATTAAAACATCACTGATAGACATAAAATGACAAATATCATGTAACAAACAAAAAAAAGAGACTCAAATTGAGCCTCTTTATTGAATTAAATAACTAACGTGAAATAGAATCTTGGATGATTTTATGCCATTTTTTTGCAAACTGATGATCTTGATAAACGCTTATCTGTTTGATGCGGTCATCATCAAAATCATAGAATGGAATTATTATTTTTTTGGATGTTTCTTTGTCTTGAAATTCAAAATCAATTTTGATTATGGTATCAGAATGTGCATCTGTCGTTGGAATAAGTTTGCATGTAGCAATCGTATTCAAATCGACAAAAGTTGATTCTTGCTGATTCGGATTGAAATTCATTAGAATGAATTTATTGTTTTTTTGATCCAGCGTTAGTGTTTTATTATTGATGGATTCAGTCAAATCAAAGCTTTCTGGGTGCGATGGATTGAAACGCTTCTTAATATTCAAAATTCTTGATTTGCTGGCAGCGCTTGAGCGGGCAGAGAAATATACTGGAATTGCGACAATAATTAAAATCACAATACCCATTATTGTTGTAGTAGTTTCCATAATGTTTTTTAATGAAATAAATAAAATGATAAACGAAACAGTTTTCAATAGAAAACGGTCTAGCTATAAATGAAGAATAAATCTTCAGGAAAAATCAAGTATTTATTTACCAGAAAAAATGGAAAGCATAGAGTATGACTAAGACTTTTTTACTTTGGGTTGTAAAGAGTTTAGTATATGCTGTTGTGTTTGTAACAGCTTGATGCTGTGGAATAAGCGGTAGGAGAGAAGCAAAACATTTTATTATTCCCAAGGGATTAGTTTTGATATTTGCTGCAAATTGATAACTGCCCTGAGGCTGAATAAAGGCAGACGAATCTGCTATGTCTTTGCAGAAATTTGAATCGGTTTTTTGCGTTTCAATTGTATGCACAGAAGCGGTGTCTGCTTGATAAGCAAACAAACCTGCAATCAAAAGTGCAATACAAATAACGGTTTTACGAATCCAATTCATGTCGGCGAATTTAAGTCATAAAACACAATTAATGAAATTTTATAGAATTAATTAACAATCAAAAATAATCCTCAACCTTTTTTAATAAAGACCTGAGGATTTAAGAGGTTATTGCTGCATTTTAAAATAGTAATCTGCAGAATGTTTGCCGCTTCCATAAAATAAGAAGAATATGCAGATTAATAAGACGACGAAAGCTAAAATTAAACTTTCAGAGTGCATTTGTCCCATGAAATTGACGAGAACTGCACCAAATAGTATTGGTAATTGAGCTGCTATTGCCCAACGTGTTAATAATCCAAAAATAATCATGATACCGCCAATCATGTGGGCAGGAGCAATGTAATGCAGCATAAACATACCTCCGCCAAATTTATCTATAGGAGAAATTAAATCATGCAGGTATTGAATATTAGTGACAAATGATACACCTTTCATAAATAAAAATCCACCCAAAACAATACGTACTAAATCAACTGGTAAATAAGTGTGCGAATTCGCCCATTTATTTAAACTTTTTACATTTTCCATGATGCTGTGTGATTAGAAATTATATACTAAGTTACTAAATTTTAGTATGATATGTATTTTTAACAGCCTGAAATTGAGTTTTTTACTATTTTTTTAACGTGTTTTGAGAATTCTTAAATGACTATACTTGTATTACACCTAAATTAAATGGTTTTTGAATAGGAGCATGGTTTGCTGCTTCGATGCCTAAGGAAATCCAATTACGAGTCTCTAAAGGGTCAATTATTG from Flavobacterium fluviale includes these protein-coding regions:
- a CDS encoding sulfite exporter TauE/SafE family protein; translation: MLFSAFFLGLISSLHCVGMCGPIAMMLPVDRQNEAKKVTQIMTYHFGRLAAYAAIGLIFGLLGRGFFLAGLQQKMSIIVGVIMIIVVLIPENKFAEYNFSKPVYKIISKIKTNLGSQFKNKSYKSLFTIGLLNGFLPCGMVYVALFGAIAMQSASYGVLYMLLFGIGTIPLMTIVVYVNKLLKLPFRNKIQKAIPYVAVIIGVLFILRGLGLGIPYISPSNMSLFVQQTPNCH
- the hemN gene encoding oxygen-independent coproporphyrinogen III oxidase encodes the protein MKISLTQKYNVPGPRYTSYPTVPYWNEAAFTTEKWISSLQKSFSESNSKNGISLYIHLPFCESMCTFCGCNKRITKNHSVEETYIKALLKEWSLYCKILPERPLIKEIHLGGGTPTFFSKENLEHLINGIFSYAVKAENHEFSFEGHPNNTTYEQLKKLYDLGFRRVSFGVQDYSAKVQKAINRIQPFHNVAKVTFWAKEIGYTSIGHDIIFGLPFQTVEDVIDTVEKTNSLKPDRLAFYSYAHVPWIKGNGQRGFNDENLPKDAEKRKLYEIGKQLLTKNGYHEIGMDHFALESDSLYKAAHNGNLHRNFMGYGASKTQVMIGLGVSSISDSWYSFAQNTKNLEDYYQLLEWDKLPVVKGHILNDEDLIIRKHILNLTCELHTAWKNDFLNFAELPEVLSALKEIENDGLIVIEDNKIKITEEGRPFVRNICMAFDLHLKRKSPETNLFSMTV
- a CDS encoding DoxX family protein; translated protein: MENVKSLNKWANSHTYLPVDLVRIVLGGFLFMKGVSFVTNIQYLHDLISPIDKFGGGMFMLHYIAPAHMIGGIMIIFGLLTRWAIAAQLPILFGAVLVNFMGQMHSESLILAFVVLLICIFFLFYGSGKHSADYYFKMQQ